AGAGCACCTGGGTTTGGCATTAGCTCTCAATGTTCCCGTTTTTGTGGTGGTTACTAAGATTGACATGTGTCCAGCTAATATTCTTCAAGGTGAACCATGAGTCCACAAATAATGCCATTGTTTAATTGACTGTAAATTATGGAAAGCTGTAGGTAGTGCCATACTAATGAATTTAACACACTTTGTCTTTTCAGAGACCTTGAAGCTCCTGCAGAAGATATTAAAGTCTCCAGGCTGCAGGAAGATCCCTGTCCTAGTCCAGAATAAAGATGATGTCATTGTCACAGCATCCAACTTCAGTTCTGAGAGGTAATGCCTCGCAATACACGCTTTTTTTTGCTTACCTGACAACTTTTAACCCAGTTATTCTCCAGACTTACctaaatttgtttgttttgtagaaTATGTCCCATCTTCCAGATCTCTAACGTCACAGGAGAGAACATGGACCTATTGAAGATGTTCCTGAACCTGCTCTCCTCCAGAAGCTCATTCAAAGACCACGAGCCTGCCGAGTTCCAGATAGATGACACCTATTCAGTACCAGTAAGCACGCTTTCTGTctctgtttatatatttatgtctcCCCTCTCTCAACAGTCTGATTCTTTTTGGGGGGAAGGGTGTAGGAACAGTAGTATCTGGGACCACGTTACGAGGGCTGATTCGACTCAATGACACTTTGCTTCTTGGACCAGACCCCTTGGGCGCTTTCCTCTCCATCACTGTCAAATCCATTCACCGCAAGAGGATGCCAGTGAAAGAGGTCCGCGGTGGACAAACAGCCTCTTTTGCTTTGAAAAAGGTATGTGATGTGGGTTCCAGACTAAATAAATGgctaaaattaaacatttaggtCAAATTACTTTAGTTTACACATTACAGAATCACTCAAAGATGGTTGTTCAGAAGCGGTTTAGTTCCCTATTGATGCTATCTCTCTAGTGACCTTTTTCACAGACtgcaatgaagaaaaaaaacatacatttacaacGCTCTACTTAGTGTTATATTACCTGGGTAGTAAATTACAAAATGCAAATTAACGCTGTTTtgagggtgtttctaatacaatGGCTGAGGGAGTGACGGCAGATTTCACATTATTCTTTCTTCTGACTGCTGTAATCAATCTCTCTATATTTTTCCTCTCCTTTGGAAAGTTGTGTAAATGCaatcatagattttttttctgttggtaTTGGTGCAAATGGgaatacaaaaattatatttgccTTCATCTCCCATTCACCTCTACAgaagtttacccaactatgacgacTTCAGCTTCTGAGAAccctgaaaatgtaaaaaagggaTCATTGTATTTGTGACATGACTCTGTTTTGTGAGAATATTTCTTCTAAGTCAAATACTTTTGTGATTTATTGATCCATCATGTTCCATCACCACCTTACAGTTTAAGATTCAGCATTACAGCTGATGATACTGATGACCAATAATGTATCTGAATACCATTCATTACATCAAAATTATGTTGAGAATGTGTTTTCAGTTTTGAATTGGACAAAGCAGTTTAGTAAAGGCCGGGACACACCAACCCAAGAGTCAGTCGTTGGCCAATGGCGAGCATCCGACAGACTAGTTTTTGTGGTGTTTTCCACACGTCGGCTCTTGCCGGGCTCACATCAGCGGCAGTTTTCCAGATTCAGCATGTTGAATCTGCGTGGGGATTATCAATAAGAGTGGGAACTCTGATTGGATGTTCAGTTTAGTGAATGAGAGTTAAAGTGAAAATGATGGAGAGCAAGTCAAGACGGCACAGACAGAAGGCTGGTCTAATGTTATGTTATTGAGCATTCCAGAGCgcaaatattttcataacaacttaaagggatagtcacccaaaaatgaaaatttgatgtttatctgcttacccccaggacatccaagatgtaggtgactttgtttcttcagtagaacacaaatgatgatttttaactccaaccgttgccgtctgtcagtcaaataatgcgagtgaatgggaacttctactataggagtaaataaaacttgcacagacaaatccaaattaaatccTGCGGCTCGTtgcgacacattgatgtcctaagacacgaaacgatcggtttgtgcgagaaaccgaacagtatttatataattttttacctctaatacaccactatgtccaactgcgttcagcactcgcttagtgaggtctgatcgcgctctgacagcggcagtgatgtctagagctgcgttccattcgacagGGTCCCTACGCAGTGTTCACTACTCCCTGAGCACGGTAAATCCGTTGAAGTGGACTTCGCTGACAATAATCGTTCATTTGGAACGCCCTGCAAACGTCATCAAAGAAAGTCAACAACAGTGTCGCGCAGATtgataacataaataaataaatggatattttaatttaatttcgaATTTAAAATCGACTCTTAACAGATATGTAGCTGTAACTGTCAtgccatatgaaaataaattctcatttggttAACTGTATAAATGTATTCTTAATCCATGGTCTTGTGCGCTTTCTTTTCCATGCGCAGCCGCATAAACACTCCTGAGGTAacgttaaataaaataaaataaatgatagagTCTTAGCTCtaacacttttactttgtcatgcctattcatacaataaaatatacaaatgtaacACTCATCGCCATAACCATTCATACTTTCGTTCgtataaaatgtatgaatactCAAAACCAGAGAGCTGTTAAACTCTTTCAACGGCTCTGCTTCATCGTAGTTCTGACTGGTGACGCAGTGCGCAATGACAGTTGGGTAATTTTACCTCTCTACTTCCTGTGAAGTGATGTATCGATGTTCCCTTATTCCCTATGCCGTTCGCAGTGCCCTTCGAACTGAACATGTTCGCTCCCTTCGGAATGGAATCTCACTTAAGATGGCGAAATACCCTGTGAAGTCCACTTCACAGTCCACTTACGGTCTAATGGAACGCACcttagcactcattgaagtataagcgcgagacatcactgccgctgtcagagcgcgatcagacctcgctaagcgaatgctgaacggagttagacatagtggtgtattagaggtaaaaaatgatataaatactgttaggtttctcgcacaaaccgatcgattcgtgtcttaggacatcaatgtgtcgtcacgagccgcagggtttaatttggattcgtCTGTGCATGTTTACTGACTCTTATAAATagtgttaccattcactcgcattatttgactgacagactgcaacggttgcagttaaaaatcatcatttgtgttctactgaagaaacaaagtcacctacatcttggatgtgctgggggtaagcagataaacatcaaattttcatttttgggtgaactatccctttaagccacttaaaatgaagaaagttattaacataactGATATTAAAAATGGTAGGCAAGCACTGGCTTGTTTGCGTTCCGTTTATCTGTGTATATCTCCTATATCCTTGTTTTGGTTTCTTCTTTTGAATGACGTATATAGACTATTGAGACCTGCTGATATAGACAGTTCTTGCATGCATCCTTACATGCTGGCACAGAACGCATGTGCTAGTTTGCAGTCAGCTGTACTCTGTGCTGTATGTTCAAGCGCAGCTTTTTGGTCCAGACGTAGCCGACGTGAGGTGACAACACCATTGGTTTTTGTCGCAACTAGCTCTTTGAAGACGGCTTGGTGTGTCCCAGGCTTAAGAGAGAATCAGTTGCAAATGTTTTACTCTGAATCAGCCTCACTCCTCAATTGTTCAAATCGCTAATTCACTAGTGAGTTTGACATCTTTTTGACTGATGTATTAAAGTCATTTGTTCATGAACCTCATATGTCTTGCTGTTCCTTACACTATCCCCTCCTTATCTcatttctctctccttcagATCAAGCGCTCCTCAATAAGGAAGGGAATGGTCATGGTGTCACCAAGATTAAACCCACAGGCATACTGGGAGTTTGAGGCCGAGATACTAGTTTTGCATCATCCGACGACCATCTCGCCGAGATACCAAGCCATGGGTGAGATGCCGGCACTCGCACGCTCTTGAATGCAAGTATGTTAGATTTTCCCCTTACAGTTTTTCTTGTACTTGTCTCTCCCCTCCCACAGTGCACTGCGGTAGCATCAGGCAAACAGCTACTATCCTGTCTATGACCAGAGACTGTTTACGCACAGGAGACAAAGCTACCGTACACTTCCGCTTCATTAAAACCCCAGAGTACCTGCACATAGACCAGAGGCTTGTCTTCAGAGAGGGAAGAACCAAAGCTGTGGGCACCATCACCAAGGTCAGCTTCATGAGGCATGAGATTGAGGGTGTAGGTCAGAATCGAATACATGGAAGTGTTGCAGTAATTTTAAAGACACACAATTATTTTATAAGATTCTTTATGAGTGATCATTTTTCAGAATCTAATTTGGTCACTTTGTTCTCTTGGCTTATAGTTGCTCCTGTCAACAAATAATCAGCCGTCAAACTCCAAACCTCCGCAGATCAAGATGCAGTCAACAAAGAAAGCCCCGGCTAGAAGAGAGGATGGAGCGGCCCCACCCAGTGAGGAGACTGCTAGCACAGGATCGCCAGCCGCCCAGCAAACCATACCGCAACAGGTAATAACAGAAATGCTGTGTTATACTCAGAGTTACAAGTATTGTCAGTTTGTCTTCCTGCTGCGGTTTGTCTGATCTGTCCAGTCTAACAGCTTTCTATCACACTTTCCCTTCACTCCACCTTTTACATTTTTCCTTTTGATACTTGtacgaattttcatttttcttcaACTACAATCATGCTCTTctgctgcttttattttattttttttatacctGTTCTTCCATTTCAACCCTCCTTATTTCCCATAAACTGCTCTGTTTTGCTTTCGTTTGCCTTGTTTCACACTTCTCACTGCTTCAGACAGAAATGGAGGAAGACCCTCAAAACAAAGAGAACAAGGTAAAACAAGGGAACCAAGTGACTCACTCATTCCCAAAACTGCTAATTATCCCCTCACAGGAACTGTTCTGTTTATAGGTTCTCCATGTTCTGAAAGGATATTGCATGACGCATATTTTACCTAAATTATACTGTGGCATGGGAATGAGTGAGGCTTGTGATCACCTGATTTCATTTTGAGAGGGTGTTGTTTAATATTGGCTGGTTTGGTAGTTCATAGTGTTCCTGTATATTTAGGAACAACTTGCCAGTATTTTGGGTGATGGTAatcttttttggggggtgattGTCAGTATGatctagggctgcaacgattaatcgcgattaatcgtttgcaaaataaaagtctgtgtttacgtaatatatgtgtgtgctctgtgtataataattatgtatatataaatacacacacatacaggtataaagtttagaaatatatgcatgtattataaatatatatatttatatatattttatattacatataaacataaatattttctatctaaatataacatttttctttaatatatacatgaatgtgtgtgtgtgtgtgtgtgtgtgtgtgtgtgtgtgtgtgtgtgtgtgtgtgtgtgtgtatgtatgtatatatacagctatggaaaaaagagaccacttaacattgatttcttaacttggagtggtctcttaattttttccatagctgtatatatatattattattacgcACAGAacgcacacatatatattacgtagacacagacttttattttgcaaacgattaattgcgattaatcgttgcagccctagtaTGATCTGTTTGGTTGACCGTGACAGATGGATAAATATTTGGAAAACTATGACGTATTTTGTTGAAATTCGAATTATAGACATTTACCAAAATACCatagttttgtatttttatagttTTGAATCCAAattgtttgtgcattttttttttttttttttctggatttttgAGACCAAATTAAATATTCGGATTATACAATTACAGCTTCAAGTTTTTGTCATCTGCATGATTTCAAATTCCATCTCAACAGTTGAAACGtttcaattgttttaaatatgtctagaattcaaatggacaaaattcaaatgtttttttagttGTGTTTGCAAATCAAATACTGATTAatactaattaattacatgtactgattgtttaattattttgtggAGCTgtgtattattactattatatttCAAACTGTTATATATTATACCAAGTATGTGGAAAAGCAAGTGATTTACAGTGTTACCAATAATGTTATTTACCATATCAGGATAAAGTGTAAAGTTTAGAAGTCAATAATCATCTTACAACCTCCTTCCTCTTTTCTTCTTGAAGCCAAAGTCTGGAGGCAGAAGACGAGGAGGTCAGCGGCACAAAGGCAAACCTCAGAACAACTCCACAGTGACCCTTGCTGGTGCGGTCGGGGGCTGCTAAACTCGCCCCTTTTCAAGAGTCCAGTTCACCCTCCGTGTTTTATTCATGCCTTTTACCTGCCCACATGGACCATGCCACTTTGATGACAAAGCTTAAGGAGTTCACAGAACCAACATGCACATTGTTTTGTGAATTTTAACTTATTATAAGATGTGCGTGTGTTTGTAGACTGTATATACCGTAGATATTGAGACTATAGGACAGACATACTGCATGGTGGTTCTGTTTTGGCTGTAAATGTCAACTTGAGAAGGATAAACTTAGTCTGTTTCTTCTTGCTGAACATGACATCATGTACTTGCTCAATGACTGTCATTCCTATCACATTTTTAAGATAATCCCATTGGAAGCTCATTATGTAGCAAACTGTTATAAAGGGACTATTAACAAGCCTTGTCACTCAACCGCATTTAGTTTGAATTAGCATTATTGTTATTGTGGACCACGACGATAAGAGATGCTTTTGGAATGTGTTATGAGCTGAATTCACAGGCGACTTTAAGACACTGTGACTTTGCAAAGGTTTTTGGCAGCTAGTTTAGTGTGAAATATAAGAATTGGCAattaaatgtacttaaaaaTCTAGTAACACTCATTTCTATTTTTTACCtcatttcagtctcttcagttTCCCAAATCCTTGGTCAACCTGGAGTTATCAGGTCTGAAAGACTTTGCTCAGGTTCTGGGATCATATTAAAATTGTCAAATAAGATACTTTTTTAGATTACCCAGGTAAAGAACAGAATGCTGATCTTAAGTTTTAAAGTCTTGTGTAATAGTTCATCATGAGGAGATGTCGCAAAACAGTGCCAGTTGTtcttggatgtttttttttttttttttatgaattaaccatttttttccccccagctGTGATTGACAGGCCTCCAGAACACTTGCTTGCAAATCCTTTCAGATTTCTATACTGTTTACTGATCTTTAGTATTCACAATATGACACCTGGACCATTCTCTGCGTTTACATGTGAAACTCACCACATCCAATATCCAAATAAACTGATGTTGACAATTTCAGCAGAGTGTGATTCTCTGTCTCAGAAGTTTAGAGGTCTTCAGCCTTTGTCAGACTAAAGACCCCTTTGTGGAAtttaaaggatagttcaccaaaaatgaaaattgacatttactcaccctaaagttgttccaaacctgtatgaatttctttgttctgctaaacacaaaggcagatatttggaagaatgtttgtaaccaaacaaagctcgcccccattgactaccatagtaggaaaaaaaacacTATGGTAGCGTTggaaactttttttctcgtcaAAGCGGAGACCAGGAGACGTTGGGATATCTTTcaagcagaagttactctttattgagaaacgCGCTGTGTTGCTGTAGTCATCCAAGTCTAATTCAAGCAGTGTacttggtagttcatatacattcaagggggagggatacatagagtagGGGGTTGAGACAATCCAAACGAAGCATCTAATCAGCATAACTGTGACATTCGaatgcataggtgctaatccaatcagtctgacAGTACTGCccatacctttacattatcatagagacaaaagcaccaatgtatcttgagcttgtcctgCCAATTTTTTAGGAAGTTAAGGAAGACAAAAGGTTTGTCACACACACCTGAGCTGCCTGCCTTGAGCTCCTTTGAATGTCATTATCTTTACCTCAAAATGTAAAACACAATGTACATAAAGTTTTCAGTTCATATACTATTACATTGGAACCTAGATATAACATAGTACAAATTTGTAATCCCACATTGTCAAAGGGGgatgagatctgtttggttacaaacattcttccaaatatctttgtgttcagcagaacaaagaaattcatacatgtttggaactagagggtaagtaaatgatttttgGGTGCACTATCCCTTTATAGATGGAGCAGGGACCCCTCTTATTGATGTGTAGCATTTtaacttaaaacattttaattgtacTAAATACATTGAGACAATTATACATTTAgctaaactttattttatttttttatatccaTAGAAGTCAAAATATTTCCATTATATGAAAATTTACTCTATTTTCTAAATTGTGAATGATTCTAACATGCAATTTTAATTTCGAATGCTTAACGTAGTAAATTTTAATCATGACTCAATCTTCAGGTGACAGACTTGTGTCTGGTGATGTGTGCTGAACTCCAATCCGCTTAAACTCTGTCCCTTTTTCAACTGACTGCAAGCTTGTGTTCAGATCTCCCTCCACCCACACAACCATTGGCTTGAACAAAGTCCCtccccatttttttttcttttcaataatGTGTTTCAATTGGttgtaaaacaacaaagaaagtAAATGATTGAAAACGAGCAGATGTTGCACAAATAAAAGACAAACAAGAATTCTTACAGatatagatttttatttacGTACACATCAGTGATCGTGGATATGATCTAAAGCCCTGCGAGTTGGTCATGCTTAACCATTACAGACTAGTTTTTGGTTCAAAACAATTATACCAATTATAAGAACTACAAAGTGGAGCCCCTTTTCCTTTAACTCACGTAACATGTAATTGTGCCGCTGTAGGCTCTTAAAGTAGTCCATTATGACTTGATGTAGACTGTAATGCAGTGCTGGACAATcaattttacatttcaaaaaGCTAAATACCAGTTTCTCTTCTTTACTGTATACTTTACGTGGTTTATAAGAAATACCAAGATATGTCACCAGGTCGATTCATTGCCACACCAACAATGAATCAGTGATGTCCTTCATGGCCCAATAGAGGTCGATTCAATCAAATGCTGCAGTCTGAACTACACATGAGAGAGAGATCTGACTACAGTAAATGAGTCTCTCCATCACCTGCTGTCATTACTTTGATGTTACAGATGTGGGGTGGCAACCAGTTATTTTGCAAACCATCTTGATTTGAAAATCCTCTAAAGATCATTTGACATTGCGAAGCATATGTGTTTGACTAAATGTGGTTTAATTCCCAATACACACAAACGTGAAACGTGATCATTGACACTGATTTAGCTCTTCAAAACAACTCTTCAGAAGCCAACATTCATTTGAGTCATGACCACTGTAATTGTGCCCCAAATGGTGCAATATTTATTTTGCTTCGGAGGAGGGGAAGTGCTTGCAGGCAGACCACATTGGCCCTTTCTGTAGTTTGATTCTGTGCAAACTACTTGGCAATGGACTCCTCCTTTGTACAGACAGACTCTTACAAGAGTCACAAAAAGTGAAACTATTGTGCCAAGACACGCTAACACTCACCATTTCAGCCATGTGACATAAAGCTGTACATGAAATGAACTTTAATTTCACATGTGATCCCTGTTTTTCTGCAGATGGAGAGTGATTTGGCCTGTGTGTGCAGCTCACAGGATGTGTGTAATGTTTTAGCCGTCGATGTCCCAGCTGAAGAGGTGATGTTTCACCAACATGTCCTGAACTCCCTCCTTCAGAGGCCTCTGCTCCTTCTCCTGGAAAAAGAGTGGGGTAAAGTGAGCCGTTCGGTAATGCGTCTTCACAACTGCATAGCACTGATTAAACAGCTCTCTGTTGGctgaattaattaaaacaaatggcTGTGCTCAGCATTCCCGCTGATTTTCACCACTATCTTACTTTAATTAAACATGGCACTCTATCAGTGCTTGAGAGCTCGAGTCAAGACAAAAAGGTCAGTGGTGACACGAGAACCACGGTGCACTAATTCAGCTAAAGCACAGAGCGGAAATTCCTCTATGAGCTAACATTAGCGCCAATGGTCTCGCGTTTCAAGTGAATGTGGCGTCACTGTGGAATTCCTCTCAATGCAACTTATAGACAACTGCAAAAACCTCCATTAGCATCGAGCCTACCAGAATGAAGAGAGGATTTTCACGAGCATGCATACGTCATAATCAAATTATCATCCTGTGCAATATTGCATCCTGTCAATTCCCACAATGAAGATGACGGCAACTAGTCAGACACCCAGACAATCCACCCTTAAAGCCTGTTCACACAAAGTTCAATGTTTGCATGAaaagtttttgtatttttcaatTGTTGagatgcaaaaataaataaatagaatcgTCCAATGAGTTTGCATTATGATATACACTACTCAAAAAGctttgtttcaaataaatgctgttcttttgaactttctatttgtcAGAGAACCAAGAAAAAATTTTTTCacgattttcacaaaaatattaatctgtaatatgaatattaatttaacagatttttttgtttttttgagcatcaaatcatcatattagaatgatttctgaaggatcatgtgacactgaagactggagtaatgatcatcacagaaataaattacattttaaaatatattacacagaaaacagttattttaatttttaattttaatatttcatttaatttactgtattttttattcaataaaTGCAGTCTGTGTaagagacttaaaaaaaaataatttccctTCATTTAGATGATTAAAATGAAGCAcaggtaaaataataataataatttaaaagatTAAATAAATCAGCATTAGATAGATTGACTGAATAGTTCTGGTGCTAAATGTTTGCTGTTTATCTGCATATGACTTGGTGTGAGCAGGCCTTTATCTTAACAAGCACACAGAGGTCTGTCTTTAGTGAAGAGTAGTGTTTGCTGTAGAGTTTAATTAGCATTCAACACAAAAGCTGCTAAACTGGTTTTTAGAGGTTTAGTTCACATTATGTGGAGCCACTATGTAAACAGCAGTGAACAGGAGAGCAGGACACACCAAGCGCTATAGCTACTACTACCACCACTTCTTGCTTTGGCAGCTAGTTATTAAGCTAGCTGCCAGCATTACCTAGAGGTCCCAACTAAAGAGGTGATGTTGGACCAAGACATCCACCACTTCTGATTTGAGAACGGGAGACTTCTGGAATGGCAGACAAACACATTACactgtgtgttttttgtgtctGCGTGTGCGTGTGGGAGGACATGTGAGACGTTGAGTGAATGTGAGTCAAGAAGTGTTAATCTCTCACCTCTTTTTTGGTAGGCAGCTCACAGTCTTGGGAGAGACTGAAGGCAAACTTTGAGAGAACTCTGAAAGCAGCACATACAAACTCATGTCAGTAATACACTCAAAATAAACCAAACCAACAGTTGTGGCAGTCGTTTCTAACACGGAGACCAGCTTTAAACACTTCTTGACACTTCAATGAATTTCTATGACCCCTCCAGTTATGATTACAGAGAATTCagcaatgaatcattcagaccaAGTTATGAAATGACTCAAAGATTTGCtcggaaattaaattaattattatggcttatgagaaaatgtaatgtttaatgaaaataataataatgataatttagagcagaaataaaaatgtagagTAACAAGACaatctacattttaaaatgttattcttATGACTagttttgaaattaaaaaatacattaaattaacaaattttaaaatttctcTTTGTTCTGAATGGTTCGTAACCCCAATTTCAGCCCAAcaacagtttatttattttttattgccatATCAGCAACTATGGCTATTTTCATGGCAAgatcaatatattaaaaataaataaataaacagaattaGCACAGTAGTAGTAAAAAACAACAGTTGAACCAACTCgcataaatataacaaacattATATATGCTTTTTCATTccaatatttaaaaagaaagaaagaaaaaaaaaaagcttatttctggtgaaacatttaaaaaaaaacatccattaAAGAACTTTCTGTGTAAAAACATTGCCTAGTGACATTAAAAGCAGTACATTTCAACAAAATTTGTAGTTTTATACACATACTGGTGGTACATCACCTTTCAATAAAGACAAGTCTGGAATGACCAATTCAGCATCATGTCTactctcaaaaataaaataacgtattATTATTAACACCGCTGTTCCGTTCAATGTGCCATGTTTTGATATATACACAAGTTTAGCACAGGTTTGAGATCTGATGGAGGAATTTGACAGTCTGTAATTCTCAAAGAGACAGCCATCTCAGCCCATCAACAGACGCTCAGTCTTACCTGAGTTCACACTTTATCTGAACCCAGCCAGGACTGCGCAGGAAAGACCAGGGATGGTACCATTTCTCCACGGCACTCATACTGGAACACAACACCTCCAGCCAAAGGTGCAGCACCTGCTCActgacacaacacacacacacaaagatgaAGAGAGAATATGCTGCAAGCTTGCATAATgggaaaataaaacataaagagaGAGTATATCAGCAGGGCGACTTACTTTAAGCCCACGCAGATAAGCGAGCGGAACTTGACATCCATCTGAACGTGAGCAGCATCGTGGCTCATGTTGACAGACTGCACTGCCTAACATGACAGACAGGGAGCGCTCAATGCATAAGCAAAAAACAGTACTCAACTGCTGATCACTAATAAGATTTCTATTGTAAAACCCACCCTGTACAGTAGCTCTTCAGGTGTGAGCACCTTCCCATCTTCATCTAACCTGAAGAGACAAGGATCCGACCGGCTATCGTATCAACAAAGCACCGTTATGAGGATATGTTACGTTTATATTACTACATGTCTCACCTGTAGGTCTTGCACAGCACCAGTCTGGAGTAGACAGAGTTGAAATCTCTCTCCACTTCTCTGCTGGCCGCCTGtgattaacacacacacataatcacAACTCTTTCACCCACTTGAACTTCTGGCATGTATGCAtctatactgtatatttatttataaaggaaACACAACCTGCTACAAAAGCACTTTAAAAAAGGAGTAAGACATTTCTCTCACAAAAGTTGTCATGTACCTCCTCAATGAA
The window above is part of the Chanodichthys erythropterus isolate Z2021 chromosome 3, ASM2448905v1, whole genome shotgun sequence genome. Proteins encoded here:
- the gtpbp1 gene encoding GTP-binding protein 1 isoform X4, which produces MASLTTTDPVFNPGAIGLPESVVPACMFAPGRGCGDEDGAECFEDGEIFNGETVDLGIDFSSKLALVSPNGEQYDLLLRQLRERMDEGCGETIYVLGVGSDGGDYGLNESDMQASVATVRSMCEQIESDLILLRERTEAGGQVRDYLIRRQVGEADFLEVRVAVVGNVDAGKSTLLGVLTHGELDNGRGFARQKLFRHKHEMESGRTSSVGNDILGFDQEGQVVNKPDSHGGSLDWTKICEKSSKVITFIDLAGHEKYLKTTVFGMTGHLPDFCMLMIGSNAGIVGMTKEHLGLALALNVPVFVVVTKIDMCPANILQETLKLLQKILKSPGCRKIPVLVQNKDDVIVTASNFSSERICPIFQISNVTGENMDLLKMFLNLLSSRSSFKDHEPAEFQIDDTYSVPGVGTVVSGTTLRGLIRLNDTLLLGPDPLGAFLSITVKSIHRKRMPVKEVRGGQTASFALKKIKRSSIRKGMVMVSPRLNPQAYWEFEAEILVLHHPTTISPRYQAMVHCGSIRQTATILSMTRDCLRTGDKATVHFRFIKTPEYLHIDQRLVFREGRTKAVGTITKLLLSTNNQPSNSKPPQIKMQSTKKAPARREDGAAPPSEETASTGSPAAQQTIPQQPKSGGRRRGGQRHKGKPQNNSTVTLAGAVGGC
- the gtpbp1 gene encoding GTP-binding protein 1 isoform X3, yielding MASLTTTDPVFNPGAIGLPESVVPACMFAPGRGCGDEDGAECFEDGEIFNGETVDLGIDFSSKLALVSPNGEQYDLLLRQLRERMDEGCGETIYVLGVGSDGGDYGLNESDMQASVATVRSMCEQIESDLILLRERTEAGGQVRDYLIRRQVGEADFLEVRVAVVGNVDAGKSTLLGVLTHGELDNGRGFARQKLFRHKHEMESGRTSSVGNDILGFDQEGQVVNKPDSHGGSLDWTKICEKSSKVITFIDLAGHEKYLKTTVFGMTGHLPDFCMLMIGSNAGIVGMTKEHLGLALALNVPVFVVVTKIDMCPANILQETLKLLQKILKSPGCRKIPVLVQNKDDVIVTASNFSSERICPIFQISNVTGENMDLLKMFLNLLSSRSSFKDHEPAEFQIDDTYSVPGVGTVVSGTTLRGLIRLNDTLLLGPDPLGAFLSITVKSIHRKRMPVKEVRGGQTASFALKKIKRSSIRKGMVMVSPRLNPQAYWEFEAEILVLHHPTTISPRYQAMVHCGSIRQTATILSMTRDCLRTGDKATVHFRFIKTPEYLHIDQRLVFREGRTKAVGTITKVSFMRHEIEGLLLSTNNQPSNSKPPQIKMQSTKKAPARREDGAAPPSEETASTGSPAAQQTIPQQPKSGGRRRGGQRHKGKPQNNSTVTLAGAVGGC
- the gtpbp1 gene encoding GTP-binding protein 1 isoform X5; the encoded protein is MASLTTTDPVFNPGAIGLPESVVPACMFAPGRGCGDEDGAECFEDGEIFNGETVDLGIDFSSKLALVSPNGEQYDLLLRQLRERMDEGCGETIYVLGVGSDGGDYGLNESDMQASVATVRSMCEQIESDLILLRERTEAGGQVRDYLIRRQVGEADFLEVRVAVVGNVDAGKSTLLGVLTHGELDNGRGFARQKLFRHKHEMESGRTSSVGNDILGFDQEGQVVNKPDSHGGSLDWTKICEKSSKVITFIDLAGHEKYLKTTVFGMTGHLPDFCMLMIGSNAGIVGMTKEHLGLALALNVPVFVVVTKIDMCPANILQETLKLLQKILKSPGCRKIPVLVQNKDDVIVTASNFSSERICPIFQISNVTGENMDLLKMFLNLLSSRSSFKDHEPAEFQIDDTYSVPGVGTVVSGTTLRGLIRLNDTLLLGPDPLGAFLSITVKSIHRKRMPVKEVRGGQTASFALKKIKRSSIRKGMVMVSPRLNPQAYWEFEAEILVLHHPTTISPRYQAMVHCGSIRQTATILSMTRDCLRTGDKATVHFRFIKTPEYLHIDQRLVFREGRTKAVGTITKIKMQSTKKAPARREDGAAPPSEETASTGSPAAQQTIPQQTEMEEDPQNKENKPKSGGRRRGGQRHKGKPQNNSTVTLAGAVGGC